The following coding sequences lie in one Acropora palmata chromosome 3, jaAcrPala1.3, whole genome shotgun sequence genomic window:
- the LOC141875840 gene encoding ras-related protein rapA-like translates to MPKEKNVPKEKNTKSRDKEQDNYLQKFTIAVFGDSGVGKTSLINHLVGIKFNPEHVPTIEDFHVKHIAFKNKTCELQIIDTSGTYEFPAMRRVDMEKADALVLVYSMDRPESFIKLERYMEELSQSRNNSAKDCVKPVVVVSNKSDLPNLKEPMFMDKRGLSISVGRHLEVKYGCHWFDASAKLGNNVQDAFLKNLDCLVRSCSKERPSRPVRRISSMIQRRIKSPR, encoded by the coding sequence ATGCCGAAGGAGAAAAACgtcccaaaggaaaaaaacacaaaaagccgAGACAAAGAACAAGACAATTATTTACAGAAATTTACTATTGCTGTATTTGGAGATTCAGGCGTTGGTAAAACATCCTTGATAAATCATCTTGtgggaataaaatttaatCCCGAACACGTGCCAACGATAGAAGATTTTCACGTTAAACATATAGCTTTCAAGAACAAAACATGTGAACTTCAAATCATTGATACCTCAGGGACGTACGAATTTCCAGCCATGAGGAGAGTCGACATGGAAAAGGCCGATGCATTGGTGCTAGTGTACTCCATGGATAGGCCGGAATCGTTTATAAAGTTAGAGCGCTACATGGAGGAACTTAGTCAAAGCCGAAATAATTCAGCAAAAGATTGTGTCAAACCTGTTGTTGTAGTCTCaaacaaaagcgacctcccgAATTTAAAGGAGCCAATGTTTATGGACAAACGAGGGCTAAGCATCAGCGTTGGTAGGCACCTTGAAGTCAAATATGGTTGCCATTGGTTCGATGCTTCAGCGAAACTGGGAAACAACGTGCAGGATGCGTTTCTTAAAAATTTGGATTGTCTAGTTAGGAGCTGTAGTAAGGAAAGACCAAGTCGCCCAGTTAGGAGGATAAGTTCGATGATACAAAGACGGATTAAATCTCCTCGATAA